Proteins encoded in a region of the Globicephala melas chromosome 1, mGloMel1.2, whole genome shotgun sequence genome:
- the RNF19B gene encoding E3 ubiquitin-protein ligase RNF19B isoform X2 translates to MGSEKDSESPRSTSLHAAAPDPKCRSGGRRRRLTFHSVFSASARGRHARAKPQAEPPPPAAPPPPAPAPAAAQAPPPEALPAEPAAEAEAEAAATAGPGLDDEEAAEGGGSGPEEVECPLCLVRLPPERAPRLLSCPHRSCRDCLRHYLRLEISESRVPISCPECSERLNPHDIRLLLADPPLMHKYEEFMLRRYLASDPDCRWCPAPDCGYAVIAYGCASCPKLTCEREGCQTEFCYHCKQIWHPNQTCDMARQQRAQTLRVRTKHTSGLSYGQESGPDDIKPCPRCSAYIIKMNDGSCNHMTCAVCGCEFCWLCMKEISDLHYLSPSGCTFWGKKPWSRKKKILWQLGTLIGAPVGISLIAGIAIPAMVIGIPVYVGRKIHSRYEGRKTSKHKRNLAITGGVTLSVIASPVIAAVSVGIGVPIMLAYVYGVVPISLCRGGGCGVSTANGKGVKIEFDEDDGPITVADAWRALKNPSIGESSIEGLTSVLSTSGSPTDGLSVMQGPYSETASFAALSGGTLSGGILSSGKGKYSRLEVQADVQKEIFPKDTASLGAISDNASTRAMAGSIISSYNPQDRECNNMEIQVDIEAKPSHYQLVSGSSTEDSLHVHSQMVENEEEGGGGGGSNEEDPPCKHQSCEQKDCQASRPWDISLAQPESIRSDLESSDTQSDDVPDITSDECGSPHSQAAACPSTPRAPGAPSPSAHMNLSAPAEGTTVLKPEGAEARV, encoded by the exons ATGGGCTCCGAGAAAGACTCCGAGTCGCCGCGGTCTACATCCCTACACGCGGCTGCGCCCGACCCCAAGTGCCGCAGCGGCGGCCGGCGCCGGCGCCTCACCTTCCACAGCGTCTTCTCCGCCTCGGCCCGCGGTCGCCACGCCCGGGCCAAGCCGCAGGCCGAGCCGCCACCCCcggccgcgccgccgccgcccgccccggCCCCTGCCGCGGCCCAGGCCCCGCCGCCTGAGGCGCTGCCCGCCGAGCCGGCCGCCGAGGCCGAGGCGGAGGCCGCGGCGACGGCGGGGCCCGGGTTAGACGATGAGGAGGCGGCGGAGGGCGGCGGCTCGGGCCCGGAGGAGGTGGAGTGTCCTCTGTGCCTGGTGCGGCTGCCGCCCGAGCGGGCCCCGCGCCTCCTCAGTTGTCCGCACCGCTCGTGCCGGGACTGCCTCCGCCACTACCTGCGCCTGGAGATCAGCGAGAGCCGGGTCCCCATCAGCTGCCCCGAGTGCAGCGAGCGACTGAACCCGCACGACATCCGCCTGCTGCTCGCCGACCCACCGCTCATGCACAAGTACGAGGAGTTCATGCTGCGCCGCTACCTGGCCTCGGACCCCGACTGTCGCTGGTGCCCGGCCCCGGACTGCGG GTATGCTGTTATTGCCTATGGCTGTGCCAGCTGCCCAAAGCTGACCTGTGAGAGGGAAGGCTGCCAGACTGAGTTCTGTTACCACTGCAAGCAAATATGGCATCCAAATCAGACATGCGATATGGCCCGTCAGCAGAGGGCGCAGACATTGCGAGTTCGGACCAAGCACACTTCAGGTCTCAGTTATGGGCAAGAATCTGGACCAG ATGACATCAAGCCATGCCCACGATGCAGTGCTTACATTATCAAGATGAATGATGGAAGCTGTAATCATATGACCTGTGCAGTGTGTGGCTGTGAATTCTGTTGGCTTTGTATGAAGGAGATCTCAGACTTGCATTACCTCAG CCCCTCTGGCTGTACATTCTGGGGCAAGAAACCATGGAGCCGTAAGAAGAAAATTCTTTGGCAGCTGGGCACATTGATTGGTGCTCCGGTGGGGATATCCCTCATTGCTGGCATTGCCATTCCTGCCATGGTCATTGGCATTCCTGTTTATGTTGGCAGGAAG aTTCATAGCAGGTATGAGGGAAGGAAAACCTCCAAACATAAGAGGAATTTGGCTATCACAGGAGGAGTGACTCTGTCGGTCATTGCATCCCCAGTTATTGCTGCAGTTAGTGTTG GTATTGGTGTCCCTATTATGCTGGCTTATGTTTATGGGGTTGTGCCCATTTCTCTCTGTCGTGGAGGTGGCTGTGGAGTTAGTACGGCCAATGGAAAGGGAGTGAAAATTGAGTTTGATGAAGATGATGGCCCAATCACAG TGGCAGATGCCTGGCGAGCCCTCAAGAATCCCAGCATTGGGGAAAGTAGCATTGAAGGTCTAACTAGCGTATTGAGCACCAGTGGAAGCCCTACAGATGGACTCAGTGTTATGCAAGGTCCATACAGCGAAACAGCCAGCTTTGCAGCCCTCTCAGGGGGCACACTGAGTGGTGGCATTCTTTCCAGTGGCAAGGGAAAGTACAGCAG GTTAGAAGTCCAAGCCGATGTCCAAAAGGAAATTTTCCCCAAAGACACAGCCAGTCTTGGTGCAATTAGTGACAACGCAAGCACTCGTGCTATGGCCGGTTCCATAATCAGTTCCTACAACCCACAGGACAG AGAATGCAACAATATGGAAATCCAAGTGGACATTGAAGCCAAACCAAGCCACTATCAGCTGGTGAGTGGAAGCAGCACGGAGGACTCACTCCATGTTCACTCACAGATGGTGGAGAATGAAGAAGaaggtggtggtggcggtggcaGCAATGAAGAGGATCCCCCCTGCAAACACCAAAGCTGTGAACAGAAAGACTGCCAGGCCAGCAGACCTTGGGACATCAGCCTGGCCCAGCCCGAGAGCATCCGCAGTGACCTGGAGAGCTCTGATACGCAGTCCGACGATGTGCCAGACATCACCTCGGATGAGTGTGGCTCCCCTCACTCCCAAGCCGCAGCCTGCCCCTCAACACCCAGAGCCCCAGGTGCACCGAGCCCAAGTGCCCATATGAACCTCTCTGCCCCAGCTGAGGGGACGACTGTCTTGAAGCCGGAAGGTGCAGAAGCCAGAGTATGA
- the RNF19B gene encoding E3 ubiquitin-protein ligase RNF19B isoform X1, with the protein MGSEKDSESPRSTSLHAAAPDPKCRSGGRRRRLTFHSVFSASARGRHARAKPQAEPPPPAAPPPPAPAPAAAQAPPPEALPAEPAAEAEAEAAATAGPGLDDEEAAEGGGSGPEEVECPLCLVRLPPERAPRLLSCPHRSCRDCLRHYLRLEISESRVPISCPECSERLNPHDIRLLLADPPLMHKYEEFMLRRYLASDPDCRWCPAPDCGYAVIAYGCASCPKLTCEREGCQTEFCYHCKQIWHPNQTCDMARQQRAQTLRVRTKHTSGLSYGQESGPADDIKPCPRCSAYIIKMNDGSCNHMTCAVCGCEFCWLCMKEISDLHYLSPSGCTFWGKKPWSRKKKILWQLGTLIGAPVGISLIAGIAIPAMVIGIPVYVGRKIHSRYEGRKTSKHKRNLAITGGVTLSVIASPVIAAVSVGIGVPIMLAYVYGVVPISLCRGGGCGVSTANGKGVKIEFDEDDGPITVADAWRALKNPSIGESSIEGLTSVLSTSGSPTDGLSVMQGPYSETASFAALSGGTLSGGILSSGKGKYSRLEVQADVQKEIFPKDTASLGAISDNASTRAMAGSIISSYNPQDRECNNMEIQVDIEAKPSHYQLVSGSSTEDSLHVHSQMVENEEEGGGGGGSNEEDPPCKHQSCEQKDCQASRPWDISLAQPESIRSDLESSDTQSDDVPDITSDECGSPHSQAAACPSTPRAPGAPSPSAHMNLSAPAEGTTVLKPEGAEARV; encoded by the exons ATGGGCTCCGAGAAAGACTCCGAGTCGCCGCGGTCTACATCCCTACACGCGGCTGCGCCCGACCCCAAGTGCCGCAGCGGCGGCCGGCGCCGGCGCCTCACCTTCCACAGCGTCTTCTCCGCCTCGGCCCGCGGTCGCCACGCCCGGGCCAAGCCGCAGGCCGAGCCGCCACCCCcggccgcgccgccgccgcccgccccggCCCCTGCCGCGGCCCAGGCCCCGCCGCCTGAGGCGCTGCCCGCCGAGCCGGCCGCCGAGGCCGAGGCGGAGGCCGCGGCGACGGCGGGGCCCGGGTTAGACGATGAGGAGGCGGCGGAGGGCGGCGGCTCGGGCCCGGAGGAGGTGGAGTGTCCTCTGTGCCTGGTGCGGCTGCCGCCCGAGCGGGCCCCGCGCCTCCTCAGTTGTCCGCACCGCTCGTGCCGGGACTGCCTCCGCCACTACCTGCGCCTGGAGATCAGCGAGAGCCGGGTCCCCATCAGCTGCCCCGAGTGCAGCGAGCGACTGAACCCGCACGACATCCGCCTGCTGCTCGCCGACCCACCGCTCATGCACAAGTACGAGGAGTTCATGCTGCGCCGCTACCTGGCCTCGGACCCCGACTGTCGCTGGTGCCCGGCCCCGGACTGCGG GTATGCTGTTATTGCCTATGGCTGTGCCAGCTGCCCAAAGCTGACCTGTGAGAGGGAAGGCTGCCAGACTGAGTTCTGTTACCACTGCAAGCAAATATGGCATCCAAATCAGACATGCGATATGGCCCGTCAGCAGAGGGCGCAGACATTGCGAGTTCGGACCAAGCACACTTCAGGTCTCAGTTATGGGCAAGAATCTGGACCAG CAGATGACATCAAGCCATGCCCACGATGCAGTGCTTACATTATCAAGATGAATGATGGAAGCTGTAATCATATGACCTGTGCAGTGTGTGGCTGTGAATTCTGTTGGCTTTGTATGAAGGAGATCTCAGACTTGCATTACCTCAG CCCCTCTGGCTGTACATTCTGGGGCAAGAAACCATGGAGCCGTAAGAAGAAAATTCTTTGGCAGCTGGGCACATTGATTGGTGCTCCGGTGGGGATATCCCTCATTGCTGGCATTGCCATTCCTGCCATGGTCATTGGCATTCCTGTTTATGTTGGCAGGAAG aTTCATAGCAGGTATGAGGGAAGGAAAACCTCCAAACATAAGAGGAATTTGGCTATCACAGGAGGAGTGACTCTGTCGGTCATTGCATCCCCAGTTATTGCTGCAGTTAGTGTTG GTATTGGTGTCCCTATTATGCTGGCTTATGTTTATGGGGTTGTGCCCATTTCTCTCTGTCGTGGAGGTGGCTGTGGAGTTAGTACGGCCAATGGAAAGGGAGTGAAAATTGAGTTTGATGAAGATGATGGCCCAATCACAG TGGCAGATGCCTGGCGAGCCCTCAAGAATCCCAGCATTGGGGAAAGTAGCATTGAAGGTCTAACTAGCGTATTGAGCACCAGTGGAAGCCCTACAGATGGACTCAGTGTTATGCAAGGTCCATACAGCGAAACAGCCAGCTTTGCAGCCCTCTCAGGGGGCACACTGAGTGGTGGCATTCTTTCCAGTGGCAAGGGAAAGTACAGCAG GTTAGAAGTCCAAGCCGATGTCCAAAAGGAAATTTTCCCCAAAGACACAGCCAGTCTTGGTGCAATTAGTGACAACGCAAGCACTCGTGCTATGGCCGGTTCCATAATCAGTTCCTACAACCCACAGGACAG AGAATGCAACAATATGGAAATCCAAGTGGACATTGAAGCCAAACCAAGCCACTATCAGCTGGTGAGTGGAAGCAGCACGGAGGACTCACTCCATGTTCACTCACAGATGGTGGAGAATGAAGAAGaaggtggtggtggcggtggcaGCAATGAAGAGGATCCCCCCTGCAAACACCAAAGCTGTGAACAGAAAGACTGCCAGGCCAGCAGACCTTGGGACATCAGCCTGGCCCAGCCCGAGAGCATCCGCAGTGACCTGGAGAGCTCTGATACGCAGTCCGACGATGTGCCAGACATCACCTCGGATGAGTGTGGCTCCCCTCACTCCCAAGCCGCAGCCTGCCCCTCAACACCCAGAGCCCCAGGTGCACCGAGCCCAAGTGCCCATATGAACCTCTCTGCCCCAGCTGAGGGGACGACTGTCTTGAAGCCGGAAGGTGCAGAAGCCAGAGTATGA
- the RNF19B gene encoding E3 ubiquitin-protein ligase RNF19B isoform X3: MGSEKDSESPRSTSLHAAAPDPKCRSGGRRRRLTFHSVFSASARGRHARAKPQAEPPPPAAPPPPAPAPAAAQAPPPEALPAEPAAEAEAEAAATAGPGLDDEEAAEGGGSGPEEVECPLCLVRLPPERAPRLLSCPHRSCRDCLRHYLRLEISESRVPISCPECSERLNPHDIRLLLADPPLMHKYEEFMLRRYLASDPDCRWCPAPDCGYAVIAYGCASCPKLTCEREGCQTEFCYHCKQIWHPNQTCDMARQQRAQTLRVRTKHTSGLSYGQESGPDDIKPCPRCSAYIIKMNDGSCNHMTCAVCGCEFCWLCMKEISDLHYLSPSGCTFWGKKPWSRKKKILWQLGTLIGAPVGISLIAGIAIPAMVIGIPVYVGRKIHSRYEGRKTSKHKRNLAITGGVTLSVIASPVIAAVSVGIGVPIMLAYVYGVVPISLCRGGGCGVSTANGKGVKIEFDEDDGPITVADAWRALKNPSIGESSIEGLTSVLSTSGSPTDGLSVMQGPYSETASFAALSGGTLSGGILSSGKGKYSRLEVQADVQKEIFPKDTASLGAISDNASTRAMAGSIISSYNPQDRYSMTHA, from the exons ATGGGCTCCGAGAAAGACTCCGAGTCGCCGCGGTCTACATCCCTACACGCGGCTGCGCCCGACCCCAAGTGCCGCAGCGGCGGCCGGCGCCGGCGCCTCACCTTCCACAGCGTCTTCTCCGCCTCGGCCCGCGGTCGCCACGCCCGGGCCAAGCCGCAGGCCGAGCCGCCACCCCcggccgcgccgccgccgcccgccccggCCCCTGCCGCGGCCCAGGCCCCGCCGCCTGAGGCGCTGCCCGCCGAGCCGGCCGCCGAGGCCGAGGCGGAGGCCGCGGCGACGGCGGGGCCCGGGTTAGACGATGAGGAGGCGGCGGAGGGCGGCGGCTCGGGCCCGGAGGAGGTGGAGTGTCCTCTGTGCCTGGTGCGGCTGCCGCCCGAGCGGGCCCCGCGCCTCCTCAGTTGTCCGCACCGCTCGTGCCGGGACTGCCTCCGCCACTACCTGCGCCTGGAGATCAGCGAGAGCCGGGTCCCCATCAGCTGCCCCGAGTGCAGCGAGCGACTGAACCCGCACGACATCCGCCTGCTGCTCGCCGACCCACCGCTCATGCACAAGTACGAGGAGTTCATGCTGCGCCGCTACCTGGCCTCGGACCCCGACTGTCGCTGGTGCCCGGCCCCGGACTGCGG GTATGCTGTTATTGCCTATGGCTGTGCCAGCTGCCCAAAGCTGACCTGTGAGAGGGAAGGCTGCCAGACTGAGTTCTGTTACCACTGCAAGCAAATATGGCATCCAAATCAGACATGCGATATGGCCCGTCAGCAGAGGGCGCAGACATTGCGAGTTCGGACCAAGCACACTTCAGGTCTCAGTTATGGGCAAGAATCTGGACCAG ATGACATCAAGCCATGCCCACGATGCAGTGCTTACATTATCAAGATGAATGATGGAAGCTGTAATCATATGACCTGTGCAGTGTGTGGCTGTGAATTCTGTTGGCTTTGTATGAAGGAGATCTCAGACTTGCATTACCTCAG CCCCTCTGGCTGTACATTCTGGGGCAAGAAACCATGGAGCCGTAAGAAGAAAATTCTTTGGCAGCTGGGCACATTGATTGGTGCTCCGGTGGGGATATCCCTCATTGCTGGCATTGCCATTCCTGCCATGGTCATTGGCATTCCTGTTTATGTTGGCAGGAAG aTTCATAGCAGGTATGAGGGAAGGAAAACCTCCAAACATAAGAGGAATTTGGCTATCACAGGAGGAGTGACTCTGTCGGTCATTGCATCCCCAGTTATTGCTGCAGTTAGTGTTG GTATTGGTGTCCCTATTATGCTGGCTTATGTTTATGGGGTTGTGCCCATTTCTCTCTGTCGTGGAGGTGGCTGTGGAGTTAGTACGGCCAATGGAAAGGGAGTGAAAATTGAGTTTGATGAAGATGATGGCCCAATCACAG TGGCAGATGCCTGGCGAGCCCTCAAGAATCCCAGCATTGGGGAAAGTAGCATTGAAGGTCTAACTAGCGTATTGAGCACCAGTGGAAGCCCTACAGATGGACTCAGTGTTATGCAAGGTCCATACAGCGAAACAGCCAGCTTTGCAGCCCTCTCAGGGGGCACACTGAGTGGTGGCATTCTTTCCAGTGGCAAGGGAAAGTACAGCAG GTTAGAAGTCCAAGCCGATGTCCAAAAGGAAATTTTCCCCAAAGACACAGCCAGTCTTGGTGCAATTAGTGACAACGCAAGCACTCGTGCTATGGCCGGTTCCATAATCAGTTCCTACAACCCACAGGACAG GTATAGCATGACCCATGCATGA